One Diospyros lotus cultivar Yz01 chromosome 1, ASM1463336v1, whole genome shotgun sequence genomic window carries:
- the LOC127798123 gene encoding auxin response factor 4-like, producing the protein MDIDLNHAVTEVEKNACENGGCFSSSTSSYSSNNSSSAASSSTYMELWHACAGPLTTMPKKGNVVVYFPQGHLEQAASSLPFPPMEMPNFDLQPQIFCRVADVQLLANKDSDEVYTQLTLLPLSKLEVISLERKGHGELGLDEGGVTPTKTPHMFCKTLTASDTSTHGGFSVPRRAAEDCFPRLDYKQQRPSQELVARDLHGVEWRFRHIYRGQPRRHLLTTGWSIFVSQKNLATGDAVLFLRGEGGELRLGIRRAVRPKNGLPDSILGNHSYQNVLALVTEAVSTKSTFHVFYSPRASHADFVVPYQKYIKSFTNQIPIGTRFKMKFDADDSPERRCSGVVIGISDLDPYRWPNSKWRCLMVRWDEDIVSDNQDRVSPWEIDPSVSLPPLSIQSSPKLKKLRTGPQATPPDNPIAGMGGLLDFEESVRSSKVLQGQENTGLLSPLRGRDKVNHSLDFDMQSFARQSLASAGKGKANFIEVMKSQHPTTYSTDFMESSQFPKVLEGQEICSLRSLAGKTNFNLNAWARPDLSCNFFNIFQRPKPNFYPLGSEGIRNVYFPYNDIYKAGQDPMILSHMTNFPSESVPFIGSPIQNGVLRDEIRKPNLPNEPSHGKIAGIPASEANFKSTKDDMSNGTLAGCKLFGFSLTGETPMPNMQSANKRSCTKVHKQGNLVGRAIDLSRLSSYNDLLIELERLFSMEGLLRDPEKGWRILYTDSENDMMVVGDDPWPEFCNVVSKIHIYTQEEVEKMTIGMISDDTQSCLEEAPGGLDVSKSSSVGQPDSPSTVIPI; encoded by the exons ATGGACATTGATCTGAACCATGCGGTGACGGAGGTGGAGAAGAATGCATGCGAAAATGGCGGCTGCTTCTCCTCTTCAACTTCCTCCTACTCTTCCAATAACTCCTCATcagctgcttcttcttcaacttATATGGAGCTTTGGCATGCTTGTGCTGGCCCTCTCACCACCATGCCCAAGAAAGGGAATGTGGTTGTCTATTTCCCACAAGGTCATTTGGAACAGGCTGCCTCTTCCTTGCCTTTCCCACCCATGGAAATGCCTAATTTTGATCtccaaccccaaatcttctgcAGGGTTGCGGATGTTCAACTTCTG GCTAATAAGGACAGTGATGAGGTGTATACGCAACTGACTCTTCTTCCTCTATCAAAG TTGGAAGTTATAAGTTTAGAGAGAAAGGGCCATGGCGAGTTGGGACTGGATGAGGGGGGTGTGACACCCACAAAAACACCACACATGTTCTGCAAGACACTTACAGCCTCGGACACAAGCACCCATGGCGGATTCTCTGTTCCTCGCCGAGCTGCTGAAGACTGTTTCCCTAGGCTG GACTACAAACAGCAAAGACCTTCTCAAGAGCTTGTTGCGAGGGACTTGCATGGAGTGGAATGGAGGTTTCGCCACATTTACAGGG GTCAGCCACGTCGGCACCTCCTCACTACCGGATGGAGTATTTTTGTGAGCCAAAAGAATCTTGCTACTGGTGACGCCGTTCTTTTCTTGAG GGGCGAAGGTGGGGAACTGAGGTTGGGAATTAGAAGAGCTGTTCGACCAAAAAATGGCCTTCCTGATTCAATCCTTGGTAACCATAGCTATCAGAATGTTCTTGCTCTGGTGACCGAAGCTGTATCAACAAAAAGCACATTTCATGTTTTCTATAGCCCAAG GGCCAGTCATGCAGACTTTGTTGTACCctatcaaaaatacataaaaagcTTCACCAATCAGATACCTATTGGTACCAGATTCAAAATGAAATTCGATGCAGACGATTCTCCTGAGAGAAG GTGCAGTGGTGTAGTGATTGGAATATCTGATTTGGATCCCTACAGGTGGCCTAACTCCAAATGGAGATGCTTGATG GTAAGATGGGATGAAGATATTGTAAGTGATAATCAAGACCGAGTTTCTCCATGGGAGATTGATCCTTCTGTTTCTCTCCCACCGTTGAGCATCCAGTCCTCACCAAAGCTAAAGAAACTGCGGACAGGTCCGCAGGCAACCCCACCTGATAACCCCATTGCTG GAATGGGTGGGTTATTGGACTTTGAGGAGTCTGTAAGATCCTCTAAGGTCTTGCAAGGTCAAGAAAATACAGGTTTATTATCACCTCTCCGTGGGCGTGATAAAGTTAACCACTCACTGGATTTTGATATGCAATCTTTTGCACGTCAAAGTCTTGCATCAGCTGGAAAAGGGAAGGCAAATTTTATTGAGGTTATGAAGAGCCAGCATCCGACAACTTATAGTACAGACTTTATGGAATCCAGTCAATTTCCAAAGGTCTTGGAAGGCCAAGAAATATGCTCATTGAGATCCCTGGCAGGGAAAACCAATTTCAACCTTAATGCTTGGGCAAGGCCCGACCTTAGTTGCaactttttcaatatttttcagaGACCCAAGCCTAATTTCTATCCTCTAGGTTCTGAAGGCATCAGAAATGTCTACTTTCCTTACAATGACATCTACAAAGCTGGACAAGATCCTATGATACTTTCTCACATGACAAACTTCCCAAGTGAGAGCGTTCCATTTATTGGGTCTCCAATTCAAAATGGGGTTCTTAGGGATGAAATAAGGAAGCCAAATCTTCCAAATGAGCCATCACATGGGAAGATAGCTGGTATTCCTGCTTCAGAGGCAAATTTTAAAAGCACAAAAGATGACATGTCGAATGGCACTTTGGCTGGTTGTAAATTATTTGGTTTTTCCTTAACTGGAGAAACTCCTATGCCAAACATGCAAAGTGCCAATAAGCGGAGCTGTACAAAG GTGCACAAACAAGGCAACTTGGTGGGAAGGGCGATTGATCTTTCAAGATTAAGTAGTTATAATGATCTTCTGATTGAGCTGGAGAGACTCTTCAGTATGGAAGGCCTTCTACGAGATCCTGAGAAGGGATGGCGGATCTTGTATACTGACAGTGAGAATGACATGATGGTTGTCGGGGATGATCCATGGCC TGAGTTCTGCAATGTGGTGTCCAAGATCCATATCTACACCCAAGAAGAAGTGGAGAAAATGACAATTGGAATGATCAGTGATGACACTCAAAGTTGTTTGGAGGAAGCACCTGGAGGACTGGATGTGTCGAAGTCCTCGTCTGTCGGCCAGCCGGATTCTCCTTCAACTGTAATTCCGATCTGA